CGGTTATTATTCTATTAAGCTTAATTGCATCATTAATTATCAATCTTCCACAGCGAGCATTGATCGCCCACTAATCGCTACGCTGCTTGATAAACTTCATTTCGCCATCCTCTTGCACACCCACGGCCTGCCAACCCAAATGTTGATAGAAGCCATAGGCACGCAAGGCAGGATCATTGCCAGTAATCAGCCAAATTTCCTCATGTCCCTTTGACCAGAGCCAATCTTCAGCCGATCGCATCAGGGCTCTACCTGCGCCGTGTCCTTCAAATTCAGGCAGCACAAACATGCCAAGAATTGTTTTTTCCAGATCGTTAGCGATCGAGAACCCCACGATTCGATCGTTAATTTCCGCTACCCAAGCGCAACAATTAGTTTGTAGCATTTCTGCCACACTGGCTGGCGTAATCCCAAGTTCAGCAATTTCTGCGCGTGATTGATGATTTTCCTTGACACTGGTGCGGATCTCGAACAGGGTTTCAATGTCGCTTAGTTTAGCTCTGCGAGTCTGCATCGATCTTTTTTTAGAACTACAAAAATTCATCTCGTCTTGAAATAGGGCAATCACTTTGTCAGGCTTTCAAGCGTTGAAATGTAGTCAGGTATGATAGTTGCTCTCTTGCAGAGCCGCGATCGACGTTACCCAATTTGGCAATTAAATAACATCATCCAAATCTTGAATAATTCTCGAATAATTAATGATTAAATCAGTTGATATCAGAATTAGAGCTAGAATCAGCGGCATAAATTGGTGCCACCAGGCGCGGCCAAATGCCCACAAAAAAGATTGCCCAACTAATTACCGGAATCGCCACGATCGCGGTTAGCCATTTGCTGGTAAATAGCAACCAACTGCCAGCAATCAGCACCACCGCAGTGAGCACGATCGACCAGGGCTGACACCACCAGGGTTTATATTGCCAGGGATTGAAGGGTGGTTGGGCTGATTCAGGAGTCATAGCTATACAGAGAAAGAGGACGATCGCAACTTTGGCATTGCTGAAATGGGGATCAAAGCGTAAATGTTATAAATACATTATAAATACCAGATTATTTTTGATCATGGTTGGCGCGATCGCCAAATATCTAAATCATCTGGATTATCTGGTTAATCTGCAACGCCATAATTTTTAATTTGATATCAATTGATATCGACTGATATCGACACCCCAAATTCTAGGTAATGATTACACTAATAATAATCGCTGCCATGGCCAGAACCACCGCCATCTGGGTTAATCCCGCCGCCATATTGCCACCCTTTATTTCAGCCTGATAATCGATCGGATCGATTAAATCAAATAGCCATACTGCACCGTAGAGCAACACTACTCCCAACACCGACCAGCCGATCGTCGCACCAACTTTAGCAACTACTTCCATCATTATCTTTTAGGCTTTTAGATCAAAGTTTGGTTTAAATTTTGTTCTATTAGCCTACACCCAAATCCCCATTTACTAGCGATCGCTAGGTTAAGATTAATCATCTTAAATATTAATCATTCATTTAAGCTGGATGCGATCGTTTTAACCTTGCCCCACCGAACCCCACCGATCATGAACCATAAGATTACCCTAAGATTAAAGGCATCTGGTTGTCGATCGAGGATAATATCAAAACTATAATTGGTATTAAATCAATACTCTTTGGTAATGATCTAATTGGTAGCGATTTAAACTCGCGCATATTTCGCTGAAGATATAGCGGTGGTTGGCCTTATATTGGCCTTACAAATATTCAATTAATAACCACTAATAACCACAAAACATAAACTACCATTTCAATATCTTTTATTTATTACCATTCGTTGCCATTCATTACGATCAGGATTGTCAGTACCATCAAGCGTAGAGTGATTAAAACCTAAACTTATTTCATGACAGCTACCTCACCCGTTTCCAGCAGTAAAAATACGGTTACCAAAGAGTTCTTAAGTATTTGGCCCTATGTGGCAGCAGCAGCACTGGTGTTGATTGTGCTGGCTGGCATTGTTGCGCCATTTTTTCAGCAAAAACTGCTCTCCCAAGATCTACGGGTTACCGAAGGCGTGCCAGTTTCTTCACAACCATTTGAACTCAAGCCCACGGCGATCGGTGCCTTGCGCATTGATGCCGTTGCCAAGATTCCCACCAATCGCTGGGTCACCTATGAGCTGCAAGTGCTTGATCCCAGTAATCAGGTGATTACCTCGGCGATCAAAAATGCCTGGTCTGAGTCGGGCACCTGGCGCGAGGGGGGCGAATCGGGCACCTGGAGCGAGTCGGATCTCAAGGCTGGTCTGGATGTTCAAGCGCGTAAGCAAGAGCAAATCAAAGTGGCGATCGAGGTGCTGGAATATACCAATACAGCCGGGAATGAGATTAATGAGGCGGTGCCAATCAAGTTAACGGTTAACAATGGCGCGATCGATGGGCGTTACCTGTGGACGGGTTTCTTTGGCGTGGGCGCAATGGCGTTGATTACTTTTGTCTCAGTGCCCAATGCCGGCAAGCTAATAATTAATAAGCGAATGCTGGATAGCGACGTGGGCGATCGGGCGGTGATGGGTGGCCCCGATAAGCTGTTGCGGGTAAATATTCATGTCAAGGCAGATGAGACCTGTCCAAGCAGCCTCAGAGCCTATATATACTTGAAGGATAGCTATGGAGAACAACTTTATGCCAGCCAGGGCACAACTATAAATATGGCGCGCAGCAAAGATGACGATGGCTCGATCGAGAGTGGCTCTGGCCGTTTGACCCAGTTTTTTACGATCAGCAAACGCGGCTCCTATGGCTTCTATGTGGAAATCATGCCCGATGCTTCGGTGGATTCAACCCGCCTGGAAATAAAGGAAGGAGCCAGCACAACGGGAGCAGTGCAGGTGACCCAGATTTTAGTTTAATCAAATTCAATTTGAAATCAATCTTAATCGACCTTAATCGACTAAATATTAATCGCTATGGCAATGCTTAGTTGCACCGATCGCTCAGGCGCAAATGCAAATCAATTAAATCTGTCAGGACTTGGGGAAGAGAATTAATGTTAGCGCGTATATTTGGGGTTTTGGCGATCGTTTTGGCTCTGGTGACCATCTTTGCTGCTTTTACGCAAACCTCGGCCTTGGTGCTGCGCCAGAACAATCAACGCATGTATTGGTCACGCCATAACACCAGACGATCGGGAATTTATGTAGTTGGTAGAGGGTGGCAACCAAGCCCCCTGCGGACTGACTATTCCACTTTCCGTGGAGGGGGGCCACGTGCAGGTAAGTAGGCCAGAAGTAGGCCAGCCAGAAACAATCAAGCCAAAAGTCAAAATTTTCGATCGCAAGCAAAAATATGTGCTCCTGGCGGCAGCGGCGGTTAGCTCCACCTGTGGTCTGGCAACTGAATTACTGCTGGGCACTCTATCTAGCTATCTGGTGGGGAATCAGGCGCTTTCCTATGGTGTGTCGGTAGGTGTA
The sequence above is a segment of the Pseudanabaena sp. PCC 7367 genome. Coding sequences within it:
- a CDS encoding DUF350 domain-containing protein, producing the protein MMEVVAKVGATIGWSVLGVVLLYGAVWLFDLIDPIDYQAEIKGGNMAAGLTQMAVVLAMAAIIISVIIT
- a CDS encoding GNAT family N-acetyltransferase, translating into MQTRRAKLSDIETLFEIRTSVKENHQSRAEIAELGITPASVAEMLQTNCCAWVAEINDRIVGFSIANDLEKTILGMFVLPEFEGHGAGRALMRSAEDWLWSKGHEEIWLITGNDPALRAYGFYQHLGWQAVGVQEDGEMKFIKQRSD
- a CDS encoding DUF6737 family protein, which codes for MTPESAQPPFNPWQYKPWWCQPWSIVLTAVVLIAGSWLLFTSKWLTAIVAIPVISWAIFFVGIWPRLVAPIYAADSSSNSDIN